Within Deltaproteobacteria bacterium, the genomic segment TTACAACAACAAGGAGGCCACGGGATCTGTGTTCAGAAATGGTTCGCACTCAGCTTAACTCAGCCTGGGGCGAGCAGGATGGCAAATTCACTTTTGCAGACGGCGTCAAGGAGCTGCCCTTCAAGGGCCATTATGCTGGATTAACAGTTGGAAGTGGACACTATCGAATAAATACACCTCCAAAATCTGACATAGCCTGTGGAGAACAAGTTATAGAGATTATTTCGGAGAAGGATCAAAACTGCTGGATTCCGTCTTAGACGCATATCATCAATAATGACTAAATATCTCTGAGGGCTAGGTACAGACACTACTACACAGGTACAATACAGATAAAATGCTGAAGTGATTTTCGAGATCGAGTCAAAAACTCTTCAATTATTGTTCAAAAGTGGGAAAGAAATGGCATGTTAGACATGTAGGAGATCATTAAATTATAATTGAGGATTTTGACCGGGGATATGGCAAGTGTTCTTCCTGATCCGAAATGATGCCAAAGGAGCCGTGGTTGCCAATGACTAATTCGGTGAGATCGAATATGGGGAAATACCGAGTGGGAATGGCTGAGGAGAGTTCTAAAGAGATCACTCACTCTGATCTCTCTCTGTATTGCGCAGTGAGTGGTGATTTCAACCCAATCCACTTTGATCCAGTGTATGCCAAGAGGAGTAGGTTCAAAGGACCTATAGCACATGGAATGATTTCAGCATGTTTTGTATCAGGGCTAATGGCGATGAAGCTCCCAGGACCAGGAACAATTTATCTGTCTCAAACTTTGCATTTTTTGTCTCCAGTAAGGGTAGGCGATGTAATTACTGCTCGAGCTGAGATTATCGAGATACTCGAGAAGGGAAGACTGCGTCTGAAGACCACTTGTAGGAAGCGAGATGGAAGTCTAGTTTTGGATGGCGAGGCCGTGGTTATTAAGCCGAAGGCTTGACCTTCGCCCCGAAAACTTCTACAAATATCGGGAGCAGAGGAGCCTAGTCGATTTCAGGTACGCTGTTTGGTATTAACATCAACTTTCTTAGAACCGACTTAAAAGCCACACAGCGTCCCATTCTCCATATGCGTGAGTCTATCTACCCCTTTTTTTTGAACAATTCCTGGTGAAGAGGGGCTTCGTTTATAGAAAAGCAGGAAATCAGTCAAGCAGATCATGATGGGCAAACCAAACGCCGGGCTCAGCAGCAGCCAGCTAAAGAGGTCAGCGGCACGCTTGCCTCATCTGCAAGACGGTTTTGATATCCTCGACACAGTTTCCCAATTGGCGATCCCCGGGTATCTTGCCTCTCATCCTCTCTAAGAACACTGCTGACCGAACTGAATCGGCGAATATTGAATTTCCTGCCGATCTTCTCCAAATTGTCTCCCAGCAGTGACAATAACCTATAGATAATCCTCATTCTTTCGGAAAACAGACTCCCCCCGTCTGCCGCCTGTTCGCTACACGGTACCAAGCACCCGGATATTCCATTCTCAGCGGTCTGGTCATAATCCTTCTTTACACCAGCGCAGAAAATGGGCCAAGCGTAGACCCCTTTATTCCATATCTGTTAAGTTATTTAGTTTCTTATGGATGTCCCGCAGCCCACGGACTTTTTTGGGTTGATAGCCTGTTCGGCTTCGGGTACACTGCCGGGCCAGGAAGACCCATGGGAGGCAGTGGAAACGCCCGGAAAATGATTTTCATCGCGATGGGCGCTGAATTCGCCGAAAGCAAGGATATGACATGCCGTTTGTATTAAACATCGAACCGCCATCCAAAGAGACCAAGACGGCGCTGTGGTTTTTGTTTCATCATCAGCGCCTTCTGGTAAGATGTAATAAAGACAGTTATGCCATTCTCCGGTCACCGGACCTGGAAGAATTGAACCTGCCCCTGTTGAAGGAACAGTTTTTTGGCTCATTGGACGACCGACAATGTTATCTCGGAGAAGTGGAGGATGCAACCTTACGTTCCGATACCTTCGGATTCATAGGGCTTAGGGAACTCTTCTCCTCTTTTGAAGAGGATATGATCCGGGCCGCGGGCGTTGCGAACCAACTGGTACACTGGAGCCGGAACCATCGTTACTGCGGCAGATGCGGGAACACCACCGAAAAGAAGGCCGACGAACGGGCCAGGATCTGCCCCCGATGCGGTCTGATCAACTACCCGAGGCTTTCCCCGGCCATGATCGTGGCCGTGCGAAAGGGAGATCTGATTCTCCTTGCCCACTCAAAGCGATTTCCAGGAAAATTCTATAGCGTCCTTGCGGGATTTGTGGAACCCGGTGAAACCCTGGAGGAGTGCGTAAAGCGAGAAGTCCGGGAAGAGGTGGGAATCGAGGTCAAAAATGTTCGCTATTTCGGCAGCCAACCGTGGCCTTTCCCTGATTCTCTCATGATTGCCTTCACAGCCGAATACGCCGGGGGAGAAATGCGGATCGACGGTTCCGAGATTGCCGACGCGGGCTGGTTTTCAGCGGATCTTCTGCCTTCCATCCCTCCCAGAATAAGCATTGCCAGGCAGTTGATCGACTGGTTTTCCGGCGATGTAATGAGCCAAGGGTAAATTTGACCCCTTTTTCATTAGCCTAAGAACCTGCTTCCCCATCCTCAGACGCGATTCATTTTGGTACCGAAAAACGTCTCGAAAAGCTCCGTAGCCTTTTTATACCCTTCCTCTGTCATTATAACTGATTTCGCTTGCTCACCGGGTTTGAAATATAGCCCTTTTCATGCAAACGATTCATGGTCTCCCAATCAAATCCTTTCCAAGCCCGGGCACCATACCCTTCCTCCCGATCATGGGAAACAAGTAGCAATAGGGCCAACGTGTATTCATCAACCTTGTCTTTATCGTAATCCATGATTCTGTTCCTCACAAGTTGCTTCTGAGAGTCAACAGCAGGCGTCAGGCGGCCAGGTACCGCGTCGCCTGTGCGGTCAAGTGGTCAAGGTGTCACATCTCCATAAAGTTGACCCCTTCTCGCTTACCCGGCGGAGCGAAGCGGAGTCCGGTTGATGCGGTTGTTGGTCATCTCTTTACAAGCTTCTTCGCTAAACGGCGCGCTTTTGTCTCTAAAAAGGATGAAACCTCCTTTGACTTCTTGGTCCCTGGTTTCGTTATTGTTCCCACAATCTTGTAGCCCCCGTAATGCAGAACCTCTCTGACCGCTCGAATGGCTCCTCTGCTCTCAGGAAGAATAAAGTTGAAAGGCCAAGGTGTCGTGCATGCAGTAACCACCAAAGCACGCTTTCCTTTCTGCCTCGGAACAGGCATACCTTTCGGGCTTTCACCCATGAACACCGGGACGTTCCGATCGAAAAGCAGTTTTAGCGGAGCGCACATGTTTCCCCAGTGCGTTGGTGTACCGACGACTAGAGCATCGGCATCTTTAATTTTGTTTGCCATGATATGCGCATCGTCTTCAGGCAATACGCATCTCCCTTTATCTCTGCAGGCCATGCATGCTGTACAAAATTTCATATTTAATTTACATACATCAATCCACTCGATTTCATGCTCTACAGATAGCGGTTCCGTCACCAATCTGAGAAGTGAAGCCACTGTTCCGCCCTGCCGCGCGCTTCCATTAAGACCTAATATTTTCAACGCTTCATTCCTTCCAACATCGCGGCCTTCAGCCGCGCGGCTTTTTGCGCCGGCTGCAAGCGTCTGGTCGGGTTTTGTTCGTAACTAAACTGATCATCCATACTTGATAAAGGCCAAGTTCCCCTTAATCTTATGGGTTGTTTGAATTTCCATTTCATCAAATACGGCCAATAGTTCATCTGCGCTTCGGGAAATGAGCGCTCCTGATCCGGAAAGCGCATTTAAATAGCGGGTGCTCCAACGGCTGCTCTGTACCAGCGTGGTTATTGCTGAATTTCCGCCATCTGCTAATGTACGTTTCAATTCTCTTAGCACAGCTCTTACGTCATCAACACAATGCAGAAGATTTAGTGATATAATGGTATTGAAAACATTTGCTTTGAAAGGCAATTGAAGTGCATCCCCGTGCAAAAAAAACATGTTTTCAGGTATATTTCCATTTAGTCTTTCAATTCGAGATTTACCTTTTCGCAACAACTTTAGTGATTGATCCAGAAACACTAAAGGACGATTCGAGCAATTTGCATAAATTTCAGCAGTAAATGCCAAGGAACCGCATGCCAGGTCCAGAACCCAACCCTCAGACGACAAAGCAAGGGATTCTTTACATAGGGTGACATAATCTCTTGTGGAGTACCCCCACATTAGCCAGTTATAAAACCGATTGCATGCCACAACGTTATAGATCATGGCTGCGCCAAATTTGTCATAGGAGCCAAGCATGTGGCCTGATGAATAGACAGAATAAATATTCGGTTCGACCAGATTTAGTTTTACATTTTCATGAATAATTTCTGTCAATATTTTAGCAGATAACATTTTATGATTTCTCCATGGGTAAACCCACCGCCGAGCTCAGCAGTGGTCAGCTAAAAGGGTCAAGGCTGCTCTTGACGCATCTGCAAGACGGTTTTGATCTCCTCGACACAGTCTCTCAATTGTCCATCCCCGGATCTCTTCCCCCTCATCCTAAGGCGGCCTGATTGCCGCAACCAAACAAATTTCACATAGAGTCACCAAGATACAAAGCTTTTTTTTGTCTAAAAGCTATTACCGAATAACGGACTACCGCCCGGCAGGGCTTGGTCTGTTCTGATCCTGAACCTGCGTCGTGAAATTCATGCAAATGACAGCGAAGCGGATTTCACTGGGGTCTTTCTTCCAGGATCAGAACGAACTTATCAAGACTTCTTGGTGTCCTTTCGCCTGCCCCGTTGAACCGGGGGCCCCTCAGGGGTGTTCAACCGGGGCGCCTTGGCGGTTCACCAAACATTTTCCGCAAATTGCGTAGAAGTTGCAAACAAAGATTTTAACTACAACACTGTTGACCGAACTGCCTCGGGGAATATTGAATTCCCTTCCAATCTCCTCAAATTTATCCTTCCCGCAGGGACAGATAAAGCGGAGATAATCCTCATTCTTTCGGAAAACAGACTCCCCCCGTCTGCCCCTGTTCATTACATGCTACCAGGCTACCGGACATCCTATTCTCAGCGGTCTGAACATAATCCTTCTTTCCAACAAAATATGAGTCAGCCTTAGACTTGCTCCTTTACTAATTAAAGGCATAAAATCATAGTCATTTCCATTCCTTCCCCCTTAAAATCATAATCGTCCCCCATTCTTTCCCCCTCTTTTTGATTTTCCCTAATTTAGATTTCAACCTCATAGAGGACATATTCACCGGACTTGCCTTTTAATGTGGCGCGATACTTTCTATGTGTATCCACCACCCCTTTTATTTCCTCATTGGCCCGTTGCGAGATCAGCAGTTGTGTACCGAAATCCTTATTCGCAGTTTCTATCCGACTTGCCAAATTAACTGCGTCTCCGATAGCCGAAATTTTATGCATCATGCCCGTATCAAAATTGCCTATAATGACTTTTCCAAAGTTTATTCCTGCCCTGATCCCAAAAGACCAACTATACATTTGATCGAGATACCCGTTAAACGCTGTCAAAGCCGCGTTCATAGCACGAACTGCATTGATGGCATCCAATACAGGGTTTTCGCTATCTTCTATTACCCCAAACAACGCCAAGATTCCGTCTCCCGCCACATCGCTGATAACACCTTTATGTTGCACAATAATCTCGTTCATCGTTTGATAGTAGCGATTCAGAACATGGACGACGTCATACGCAGGAAAGGTCTCAGCAAATTGGGTATAGTTTACGATATCGGTAAATAGGATCGCCAGATCCTTAGCGATTCCAAGTCTGGTGCCAGGCGCATTACCAAATTGCTTTAAGATGATTTCGATATCCAAGTCATCAACAACCGGGCGCATAATAGTAATGTTTCCACTTATTTTGGTTTGGCAAGCTAATCGAATATTCTGGGGAAATCCTATTTTCGCGGCCAACTCCTCTTCTTTTTCATTTCTGGGCCGGCAATTCCCCAATCCGTCCATGATATGGACTCGGCAGGTTGTACACCGGGCATTGCCACCACATACATAAATATGATTGATTTTGGCTTTGAGCATGGCCTCTAGTATTGTGCTGTCCGGAGACGCATAAATTGTCTTCTTATCTGTTTGAGAGAATATTTCGAAC encodes:
- a CDS encoding class I SAM-dependent methyltransferase translates to MLSAKILTEIIHENVKLNLVEPNIYSVYSSGHMLGSYDKFGAAMIYNVVACNRFYNWLMWGYSTRDYVTLCKESLALSSEGWVLDLACGSLAFTAEIYANCSNRPLVFLDQSLKLLRKGKSRIERLNGNIPENMFFLHGDALQLPFKANVFNTIISLNLLHCVDDVRAVLRELKRTLADGGNSAITTLVQSSRWSTRYLNALSGSGALISRSADELLAVFDEMEIQTTHKIKGNLAFIKYG
- a CDS encoding flavodoxin family protein; translation: MKILGLNGSARQGGTVASLLRLVTEPLSVEHEIEWIDVCKLNMKFCTACMACRDKGRCVLPEDDAHIMANKIKDADALVVGTPTHWGNMCAPLKLLFDRNVPVFMGESPKGMPVPRQKGKRALVVTACTTPWPFNFILPESRGAIRAVREVLHYGGYKIVGTITKPGTKKSKEVSSFLETKARRLAKKLVKR
- a CDS encoding adenylate/guanylate cyclase domain-containing protein, with product MFEIFSQTDKKTIYASPDSTILEAMLKAKINHIYVCGGNARCTTCRVHIMDGLGNCRPRNEKEEELAAKIGFPQNIRLACQTKISGNITIMRPVVDDLDIEIILKQFGNAPGTRLGIAKDLAILFTDIVNYTQFAETFPAYDVVHVLNRYYQTMNEIIVQHKGVISDVAGDGILALFGVIEDSENPVLDAINAVRAMNAALTAFNGYLDQMYSWSFGIRAGINFGKVIIGNFDTGMMHKISAIGDAVNLASRIETANKDFGTQLLISQRANEEIKGVVDTHRKYRATLKGKSGEYVLYEVEI
- a CDS encoding MaoC family dehydratase, producing the protein MGKYRVGMAEESSKEITHSDLSLYCAVSGDFNPIHFDPVYAKRSRFKGPIAHGMISACFVSGLMAMKLPGPGTIYLSQTLHFLSPVRVGDVITARAEIIEILEKGRLRLKTTCRKRDGSLVLDGEAVVIKPKA
- the nudC gene encoding NAD(+) diphosphatase, coding for MPFVLNIEPPSKETKTALWFLFHHQRLLVRCNKDSYAILRSPDLEELNLPLLKEQFFGSLDDRQCYLGEVEDATLRSDTFGFIGLRELFSSFEEDMIRAAGVANQLVHWSRNHRYCGRCGNTTEKKADERARICPRCGLINYPRLSPAMIVAVRKGDLILLAHSKRFPGKFYSVLAGFVEPGETLEECVKREVREEVGIEVKNVRYFGSQPWPFPDSLMIAFTAEYAGGEMRIDGSEIADAGWFSADLLPSIPPRISIARQLIDWFSGDVMSQG